The genomic region gcagaccTTCAGGAAAGGTCTCCTGAACAAATGAGGAGAAGCAACTGCCGGCCCAAGGCTGCCCCGGAGCCGAGGTACCACCCACTGCACTCCTCTGTTTAAAGACTCTTCAGAGTCACTCGGCCCTGAGGACGATAATGCCTCTCCCTGGCACCTGGTACGCACCCCACAGGACCAGCAGAGCACGGCTGGGACATTCCCCAACATTTAGTCCCAAGAGCCCTGACCAAGCTCCCCACAGGACGTGGCCTTCTGGGATGTGCGGTCGCCATCGAACCCGGCACGAGTCGCTTggcctctccgagcctcagtttctcctgctcTAAAGGCATGAGTAGAGGGCAGTAGGAGGACTAAAGGAGATACCGTTCGCAGAGCTCTTAGGATTTGCCTGGTCCAGAGCGAGCAGCGATGAAGCAATGTCATTATCATTTCTCAATAACCGTGTTGTTAAGCCACGGCGTTAGATGCCGCGTCTCTTACCTCCAGCCACGGGGGTGGTTCCCCTCTGTAGGAGGAGCTCCCCAGACTCCTCACTCACATGACTGTTGTTCTGCAGGAACCTGGGAGAGACAGAAGGACGCCGATTGCCTGGGGCAGGGAGGACCGCTGccgggaaggagaggagggcaggagagcGAGGCCACTCCTCAAAGGATGCAGGCATCCGTCAATGGGATGTTCACATCAGGggcgtgagtgtgtgtgagtgtgagtgtgtgtgtgagtgccaGCCAACTGAACCCCAAAGGAGGAGTGGGGAAGTTAGCAAGGCACCAGCGAGAGGGCCAGGTAGAAGGAGCACAGAAGGAAGAAACGGTGTGGAAAAAGACAGTGCAcacatgcgtgtgtgcatgtgtgcgcgtgAGTGTGCatttgtgcacgtgtgtgtgtgcgtttgtgtatgagtgtgtgtgcatgcacttgAGTGGGGAGGATTTGGGGGCAGAGAGCATGTGGAGAGGGGGCGCCTAAGTGAAGGGCATGGCTATggaagggagagagtggaaggcAGGCGAGTCCCAGACGGGCCATGGGAGGAGGGCCAGGAAGCCTGCTGTCGGGGTGAGCGTGGCAAGAAACAGGCTTGGCGTGGATTTGTGGGTAGGAGAGAGAAGCTTCCTCGAGGCCCCAGCGATGTCCTCCCTCGGTGACCCTCAGTTCCCCCGGGCTCCCGGCAGGCACCCACCTCCACAGCATCTCCTCCCAGCTGACCACACTCGAGGGCTTCTTGGAGGCCTCCACCAGCAGCGTGTGCTCGATGGCTCTCCGCTTGTAGGTCAGTAAGTTCTCCATTTCCTAAGGATTCGTGGGTTCTGCTGGGGGGGCAGGGCTCCCAGCTGCAGACAAaggggcccagcccccagcccgccCTCAGCAGGCCCTCAGCCGCGCACCCTCTGCACCCTCTTAGCCCGTGATTCATTCTGGCCCAGTGAAGGGTTGCAGGTTAGCTAGCCCTGTGAGCCGGAGCCAGTCGTCTGCCTCAGTCACCGccggcccagccctgcccatggCCGGGGACAGCTGGAGGGATCAGACAGGAtgatggaggagaaaggaaaccTCTGTCAACTGCCAAGTGTCTGCAAAGGTGCCATATTAGGGTCCACAGGTCATGAACCACCCAGGGTCAGGGTTCAACCATGACAGCGTTAACTAACGCTATCACCccaaagggaggaggggagactgGCAGAGGGGTGCAGCTCGGGGACCTCCAGTGCCCCCTCAAGTACCCATTGCCAGCCCAGCTCACTCAGAATGGCCTGGAGTAGCAGGCGGAAGTGACAGTCCCATCCGTGGCCCCTGAGAAGGCAGGACAGGGAGGACCAAACACTCCCCAGCTGCCCCAGGAGGAAGACCCCGGGGGCACTGTGTTCGTCCGTCAGAAGGGCAAACAGATGAAGAAGCGAGAGGGCAGCCACCGCAGTCTGCTGCATCCTCTCGCCAACCCGCAAGCTCCGTTCACGCAACGAACATTCGTGGAGCACTTACTACGGGCCGGGCCTGGGCGTGTGCTGGCGAAAAGACAGCCATGCTTCTGGCCCTTGTGGACTTTGTGGTCATTTTAGGGACGAGAAAACAGAAAGTGATGAAGGAGCTATGTCACAGCTGAAAGGCTGAGCCCTTGGGAATAGAATGACAGAATGTCAGAGCTGGCAGGGCACCTCCAAGGTCGTCTTCTCCAACctgctcattttacaggtgaagaaactgaggctcagagaggcaaactgacttgcccagagtcacacagcaggtaAACGGCAGAGCCAGGGCTCAGATGTAGGGAGAACACTGGCTGTTGTCATGGGTGGTTGAGGTGAGAGGGGTCAGCACGTCTCCTAGCCATCCACACTCCAGGCTGCAGTGTGCGGTTGTACAGTGCGTGCACAGCACAAAGGCATTTGACTGAGCACAAGTGCAGGTGGGCTCGCCAAACTGTATGCCCCTAGAACTTCCTCAACCCACTACTCCTaccctctcccaccccctgccACTTTGTGATCAACCTGGCATTCTGCAGATCCCAGGCCACACAGAGGGTTTCCAAGGATAACAAAAGCCCCTGCAACCCTTTCTCTGCCCACTCCTGGGGTACCAGCAGCATAACCCATCCCCTGGGAGGGGCCCTGTGACTCCCCCTGGTCTACCCTCTGCCACCTTCTCCCGCCTCCCTGGTACCCACCAAAGGAGACAGGGCCAAGGGCAATGGCTGGGCCTGGGTCTCCCCCAGTGACAGTGTACATGGAAGACCCCGTTCTTACGTTGGAGTCCACGGCAAATGGGGTCGCCTCCAGCAAGATAAGTTTATCCACCATCTCGGGGAAGACACAGGAAAACTATGATGCGACACacaaagagaagaataaataggagaggaagatgggaaaggggCTCAAACTTTGCCCTGGGGATACTAGTGCTTCCCGAAACATCTCTCGGGTTGGGGGAAGGGTGCTGACCAAGAGGCCAGAACAAGAATCTTGTCCCTTGGGAtcaccttcctctttcctcctcccacagTCTGCGCCCAGCACCGAGCTCCAGACCCCGGGGATGGCTGCACTCCAGGGTGCTCTGTGACGGGGCGGCGTGGGGGGCGGTGGGGAGCGTCTAAACGCAGCTCCATCAGGCAGGAAGCTCCACTGTTCCCCGGCAGTCACAATTCCCGCGGTAACGATTATTACTGCCATCCACAGAGCAAACTGGCTCTGGCTGACAGAACGCCAAGATTCACCTCTCTTCCCAGCTgactgccccttcctcctcctgcccttcccatCCCACCTGCAGGAGAGCCCAAGGTGGCCAGAGGGGGTCGCTGCAAAGCCATCTACTCACCATTCCGCCCACAAGGCCACCTGGGGGACAAAAGAGGAGGCCAGCTGACATTTCCCGGCTCTCAAAATCCTACCACACCCTCCTCCCAGGAGCTGGCCCACCTTCACATAGGGGGCTGGCTCCTCTCCCCCACCAGTGGCTGGAGCTCTGTATGTGCTGTCAAACTTGGGGCTCCCTCCCTGGGGCCATATAGCCCCTTCATCACACCTGGCCACTCCAAAGGCCACATTTTCCTCATCAAATTGAGAGACACACCACCTGTGGGGCCCTGTGTCTCTCAAGGGAGTTGCCTGAGGCCAAAGGGCCCAGTGCCCAATGTCTAACAGACACCTCATCTTTCCTTGCAATTCCCAGAGGCACAGGGGACGTGTACCTGTGTAGCAACTCCGCTCCCTCCCTCGCATCCCTCCCTTGCAGCCCCACCACTGGGCACTCTCAGTCCTGGCCAAGATGTACTCACCAAAACTGTGGCCCATGAGGGAAAACTGATCCCACTTCAAGGCTGAAAACACACACAGCCAGGTCTGGATGGGCTAGCCCGCCCCTGCCCCCCTGCCACGCCCCGTCCTGCAGTTCTTGTGCTCGGGAAATGCCTCCCCAGCATCTGGGGTGCCCCACTCAGGACACCAGCTTAGAGGGGCCCCAGCTCCACTGCAGGGGTGGAACCCACAGAAGGAAGCAAGCTCTTCTTGGCAGCCCTCCTCAGCTTTCCCAAAGTCACCCATGCACTCCTGGAAGAACTGGGGCCAGACCCCAGGGCACTCCCACGCCAGTGCCACTTCCTGGCTAACACCCCACTCCAACGATGAGAGGGGATGTCCCAGGGCAGCGgccccctctccccgccccggccccaacacacacacacacacacacacacacacacacacacgctctgcCTCTTACTCACCTGCCGCGACTCTTCGAACCTCACTCACGAAGTTTTGCTGGTAATACGGGAGACCTGGGCCGTAATGCGACGAGAGCCCATGCCCTCCGAAATCCACAGCAACGTAATGGAAGTCTGAGACAGAGATAAAGGGGAAGAAGGCATCTACATCAGCCTTCCCCCCGCCTCATCCTCCTCAGGGCTCCCACCTGGCCCCTCGGCTTCCTTTTAGCCCCAGCCTCACGTTTTGGGAGAAGAGGGATGAGCCGGTCGAAGGAGTTGGCATTGTCCAGCCAGCCGTGTAGGCAGAGAACCGGGGGGCCCTGCTGGGAGCCCCAGGCTTTGGCAGCGATGTGGCCCCAGGGCACGTCCAGCTTCAGCTTTGAGAATAGACCTGACAGAGACACCCCCTCACTCAGGAAGCTGGCACTTCCTGAGCCCCTCATCTATGACCCAATGGGTCCAGGGCATCAGTGCTACCCAGGGGGCTCAGACTCCCATGCTGCCCCCAGGGCATTATGGGGAGAGAGCCAGACACGAGTGTGGGGATCCCCAGAGGAGGGAAAGACAAACTGGGTCATCTGGGTGAGGAAAACCTTGGGAGGGCTTCATAGCAGAACTTTCCAGAATAGGCTGGGAGGTTGGCTAGGCCTGGGCCCTGCGACTTGCTGGCTCTGTGATGTTGGGCAACTTACTAAAacctcctgagcctcagtttccttttctgcaaaACAGGAGTAAAGAGTAATGGCAATAGCCAACATTTTCTAAGCCTTAGCTGAGGGCCAGATGGGGTGGCCGGTCTCCCACATCCTCACAGTCACCTGGGTCACTACCATCACCCTCCCTTCGCAGaccaggaagctgaggcacagggaggtgcAGCCcatgccccaggtcacacaggcaCAAATTTGCTGGCCTCCCACGCCGCCCCTCTAACTTGGGGCTCCTGGAACCCGTATGGCCGTGTCCTGGGCCGGTGAAGGAGCTGCCACAGGCAGGAGGGCGGCGTGGTCGGCGTGCCCTCCCCTCCACTGCCCCTCAGCGGTCCCAGGTAGCTGGATGCGAGAAGGAAGCGCGCGCCGCCTCCCCCATCCCACTCGGTCGGGGCCCGGCGTCCTCACCCATCGCTCGCGTCCCACAGTGCACAGCTGCGGTCTCTCTGCCGCCTCTCTGccacccaggccccgcccctcgctgACCAGCCGGCCCCGCCTCTCTGCCACCCAGGCCCCGCTCCTCGCTGACGAGCCGGCCCCGCCTGTCTACCTCTCCCGCTCCTCCGGAAGACCTCCTGGCGGCTCCCTGGAGCCCAAGGGCGGCGCGACCTGGCCCTTGGTTCTGGCCGGGACGGGCCTGCCCTCCCGGACCCTCTGCCTGCGCTGGGAAAGCCGCCGGCGCCACCCCACGGCGGAAGCTGTGAGCAGAGCCCCGGGGGATTCCCAGGGCGGTGACCAGACCACCTCCAAAATTCCCGCACCTGGGGCTCTGCTTGACACGTGGCCGGCCCCTGACCCCTGAGCAGTCCCCAAGGCCACCCCACCCCTACCCGGGACCGGCATCTGGCGAAGGCCCAGGGAGCAGCCACAGCAAGCGGGGTAGCCCCTGGGTCCTCGCTGGCCCTCACTGTGGAGCTGAAGGTGGGGTGACTTTCTTTAATGGTTTCATGTCCGCGTGGAAGGCCAGGCTGCGTGCACCGTGTTCGCCTAGAGTTCCTGGCAGGAACCAGCCTTAGTATTTGTTGTGCAGGTGAACAAATGAATGTAGACACTGGGGACGTGGAGGAACTCCCCAGGTGAGGAAGGATGACAGACAACGACATGCTGCCTGCAAAGGATCAAGAACTCCAGGTCATGAACTCCACATTGTCTTTGATCTGCCCTTCTATAGAGGGGAATTTGCAGTCTCCTGTGTTTTGCTTTACAACAATACTGTAATGTGCAGCATGACGTGGTCAGGGACAGCTGTAGGGTAATCTTACAGATGTCCGAGAGCTAGCGCGGAGGCTGAACACATTGGTAATGTTGCCAGCTGTTTCTCCATCACCGCCCTATCTCCTGAGTTCCACCTGTGCTGGGCAAGCCTGCCTGTTCCCCCGGGCCTTGAGGGATGAGGAAAGCATTCAACTTCTGAATCTGTGTCACTTTGCTAGTTGAGAAATTGTATCACAGGGTGCTTAAAATTAGAATTTCTCTTGTTACATCTGGGCTTAATCTTGTTTATTTCCTTAAGAgccattgatattttttaatgtcctttctccatttttttctattatttcctgaTTTCTTAGGACTCAACTATTAGAGAGATTAGTTCTTTCTCTATGACACGGGTTgtatatttttccccaaatgctTGTCATTTGactttagaatttatttattgccgtgcagaagtttttaaatttttatgtagtcaaattggTCACTCTTTTCTTATTTCACTTCTAgattttgtaggggaggaagacatttcctctaccctctgggtgcTTCTGGCTGGGCTGTGAATcgaattgacatgagacagaataacaggagaaaatcacacaaagctttataacatgtagacatgggagagactcaggaaaactgagcagctCACCAAAAGggcagaggctctcatcttaaataccatcttcagctaaagacaaaggaggatgttggggggttGGTTTGGGGgcttcaaaagggaggaaggcaagtcacatggaaatggagaagcaaatgtttggtaaacagaactttggtaagagtgggcttagcaaggaccctcccagCCTATGGGATACCCAGAGTTCTCTGTgctgatggcctgtcctggggacaagcctttattttaaatctcttttaggtagttagggggaaggtcaaagattttttcagtcttttgttcttaaaaataatcaaggcgaggagacatattttggggtggccaagtCTGATCCCCCACAATTTTGAGTCTTCCCAGAAAGGCCTTTGTCATTAAGTTTTGGGTTGGCTGGCTATTCAGTAGGAGATTACTGGAACAGCAATGGCACACGAAAGGAGCTTGGCAAAttctttgttaaatgaatgaatgaatgaataataatacACAAACCTGGGAACACCCGGGTACCCCACAAATCGTATGTTTCTTTAGTTGCTTGGAGCACCCATCAGAGCGCTCAGGATGTTTGGGGGCCTCCTTTCCGGGTTGATGGCTTATTCTCCCTCAGACAGTATGGGTCATTCTCTGGGCAGGATGTCACCGATATAACTTGTCATCAGTCTCCTTGTGGGTCAGTTAGTTTCACACAGAGGAAACTGTTGCAGAGGTCACTACTCCACACAAATGTCCACCCGGTCACGGGGCCCTGACAAGGTGACCTGCGTCGTGACAGGACAAATGGCAAACAATAGGATCTgttggagtctatgaggaagccatttggtgtaaacctaattcggcctgactttgcttttccagaagggcctgacatggcctttgagcatgcattgtgtatgtgctttaaacatttgctgtgtcccaaagaaaGAAcgaatgcccttaagataaaggtgcaacttcccccacattggcatttccttaaggataagcatctctccctaggctcggaactgattgctgtgctcacctgtgaccacccacctcgagacaacagacctgcccccctgctgtgtccaccaacacagcagacctactacctgctgtgtccatcaatcgctgtgctgacagagcagtcccGTGACTACTGCAAAAGGGGcctttcaatcatatgtgaaacatgcccTTTGAGGgtatacaaccagtctgtgcaccccacttctttggtgcccttccttccttggggaaggaaggccccaggctatatggtcctcacatttggctcagaataaactccccccaATTTTcctttataggttggttatggattatttgcgttGAGAGTTGGCTTGGCTTCAGAGCACTTTCCCGGCCTTCCAACCCCCACAGACTGGACAAATGCCCTCAGCATGGGCTGGAGTGAGTGGCCGCACACCCCTGAGGCTTCAAGACTGAGCAGATGCTCCTTAGTTTGGGCACAGATGCAGGCATGCTAGTGGGGAGTCAGGCGACACAGCGTGCAGCCAGAGCAAACTGAGACAGTGACGGATGACGGCCCAGCCTGATGTGACCAAGGGGCTGCTGGGCCAGGAGTCCCGACAGCCTGAGGGTGCAGAGGAGGCCTCGAATGCCTGGAGGTGGCGATGGACAGACATGTCGAGTCACTGTGGTGTGTCAGGTTCTGGTGCAAGTGGCTTCAGAGTGAGCGACATACTCCAAGGTGGCTTGGCGAAGTCTCCAGAACTAGTAAGAGCCCTTTGCTGACACCCAGTCCTGGGGCTGGTAACACAGCCATTGGTGCTCCACCACACATAGTCATCAGAGCGCTCCGTGCTCTGCTGTCTGCAGGTCGAGGtggctgccagcctgccctgtCCTAAGGCACAGTCGTGTAAGCACCCTCTTCCaggccagctctgccctcctccgTTGCCCTACTCCATGTCCTGGGGTAGGGCCAGACCAGTTTGCTTAGATCCCTAACATGACTGCCATGGGGGAAGAAAATGACTGATCTGTATTTTTTCTCAACAAACAAAACCCTGTTTTTGGAGGGGCTAAATAGCAAGCACTTTCTGAGAATACCTATggcttctcttttaattcttttgcccagggacacagggttttCACTTCATTTCAATTAAACCTTAAAAGTCACAAAACGAGGCTCACCCAAACCAACAGATCTGGACGCAATGAAACAAACTCCCGTCCCAAACTCCCTATCCGACAGTGATGTTCCGAATGTGCAACCGCCCTGGAGGCCAGGGTCTACCT from Equus asinus isolate D_3611 breed Donkey chromosome 4, EquAss-T2T_v2, whole genome shotgun sequence harbors:
- the SERHL2 gene encoding serine hydrolase-like protein 2 isoform X2, which translates into the protein MSLSVILPHLGSSSTSPVSTFICSPAQQILRLVPARNSRRTRCTQPGLPRGHETIKESHPTFSSTVRASEDPGATPLAVAAPWAFARCRSRVGVGWPWGLLRGQGPATCQAEPQVREFWRWSGHRPGNPPGLCSQLPPWGGAGGFPSAGRGSGRAGPSRPEPRARSRRPWAPGSRQEVFRRSGRGLFSKLKLDVPWGHIAAKAWGSQQGPPVLCLHGWLDNANSFDRLIPLLPKHFHYVAVDFGGHGLSSHYGPGLPYYQQNFVSEVRRVAAGGLVGGMFSCVFPEMVDKLILLEATPFAVDSNEMENLLTYKRRAIEHTLLVEASKKPSSVVSWEEMLWRFLQNNSHVSEESGELLLQRGTTPVAGGLVLNRDRRMSWPEHSSDYISKELFVHSIKKLRARVLLVKASHGYYNVRRENADREHLHFVLGMLKSVLKEVGVRGSGDRGPGQGRRPLWAPSHPLFCLDWDSWSGLAPALTGDQVLPGLTPQRPGVTCSQQRNRTPHWLTLGFTVLTYAPGQAQLGERWSHAFLGSQTGADDQSLPWVLAAARGKPPRGRADTCAVTLDLAKVPGSTWHLNIIRH
- the SERHL2 gene encoding serine hydrolase-like protein 2 isoform X4 — protein: MSLSVILPHLGSSSTSPVSTFICSPAQQILRLVPARNSRRTRCTQPGLPRGHETIKESHPTFSSTVRASEDPGATPLAVAAPWAFARCRSRVGVGWPWGLLRGQGPATCQAEPQVREFWRWSGHRPGNPPGLCSQLPPWGGAGGFPSAGRGSGRAGPSRPEPRARSRRPWAPGSRQEVFRRSGRDFHYVAVDFGGHGLSSHYGPGLPYYQQNFVSEVRRVAAGGLVGGMFSCVFPEMVDKLILLEATPFAVDSNEMENLLTYKRRAIEHTLLVEASKKPSSVVSWEEMLWRFLQNNSHVSEESGELLLQRGTTPVAGGLVLNRDRRMSWPEHSSDYISKELFVHSIKKLRARVLLVKASHGYYNVRRENADREHLHFVLGMLKSVLKEVGVRGSGDRGPGQGRRPLWAPSHPLFCLDWDSWSGLAPALTGDQVLPGLTPQRPGVTCSQQRNRTPHWLTLGFTVLTYAPGQAQLGERWSHAFLGSQTGADDQSLPWVLAAARGKPPRGRADTCAVTLDLAKVPGSTWHLNIIRH
- the SERHL2 gene encoding serine hydrolase-like protein 2 isoform X5; the protein is MSLSVILPHLGSSSTSPVSTFICSPAQQILRLVPARNSRRTRCTQPGLPRGHETIKESHPTFSSTVRASEDPGATPLAVAAPWAFARCRSRVGVGWPWGLLRGQGPATCQAEPQVREFWRWSGHRPGNPPGLCSQLPPWGGAGGFPSAGRGSGRAGPSRPEPRARSRRPWAPGSRQEVFRRSGRGLFSKLKLDVPWGHIAAKAWGSQQGPPVLCLHGWLDNANSFDRLIPLLPKHFHYVAVDFGGHGLSSHYGPGLPYYQQNFVSEVRRVAAALKWDQFSLMGHSFGGLVGGMFSCVFPEMVDKLILLEATPFAVDSNEMENLLTYKRRAIEHTLLVEASKKPSSVVSWEEMLWRFLQNNSHVSEESGELLLQRGTTPVAGGLVLNRDRRMSWPEHSSDYISKELFVHSIKKLRARVLLVKASHGYYNVRRENADREHLHFVLGMLKSVLKERFQFVEVPGNHYVHMNQPQHVAGVISAFLQSKDRVPDQL
- the SERHL2 gene encoding serine hydrolase-like protein 2 isoform X1, whose protein sequence is MSLSVILPHLGSSSTSPVSTFICSPAQQILRLVPARNSRRTRCTQPGLPRGHETIKESHPTFSSTVRASEDPGATPLAVAAPWAFARCRSRVGVGWPWGLLRGQGPATCQAEPQVREFWRWSGHRPGNPPGLCSQLPPWGGAGGFPSAGRGSGRAGPSRPEPRARSRRPWAPGSRQEVFRRSGRGLFSKLKLDVPWGHIAAKAWGSQQGPPVLCLHGWLDNANSFDRLIPLLPKHFHYVAVDFGGHGLSSHYGPGLPYYQQNFVSEVRRVAAALKWDQFSLMGHSFGGLVGGMFSCVFPEMVDKLILLEATPFAVDSNEMENLLTYKRRAIEHTLLVEASKKPSSVVSWEEMLWRFLQNNSHVSEESGELLLQRGTTPVAGGLVLNRDRRMSWPEHSSDYISKELFVHSIKKLRARVLLVKASHGYYNVRRENADREHLHFVLGMLKSVLKEVGVRGSGDRGPGQGRRPLWAPSHPLFCLDWDSWSGLAPALTGDQVLPGLTPQRPGVTCSQQRNRTPHWLTLGFTVLTYAPGQAQLGERWSHAFLGSQTGADDQSLPWVLAAARGKPPRGRADTCAVTLDLAKVPGSTWHLNIIRH
- the SERHL2 gene encoding serine hydrolase-like protein 2 isoform X3, whose translation is MSLSVILPHLGSSSTSPVSTFICSPAQQILRLVPARNSRRTRCTQPGLPRGHETIKESHPTFSSTVRASEDPGATPLAVAAPWAFARCRSRVGVGWPWGLLRGQGPATCQAEPQVREFWRWSGHRPGNPPGLCSQLPPWGGAGGFPSAGRGSGRAGPSRPEPRARSRRPWAPGSRQEVFRRSGRDFHYVAVDFGGHGLSSHYGPGLPYYQQNFVSEVRRVAAALKWDQFSLMGHSFGGLVGGMFSCVFPEMVDKLILLEATPFAVDSNEMENLLTYKRRAIEHTLLVEASKKPSSVVSWEEMLWRFLQNNSHVSEESGELLLQRGTTPVAGGLVLNRDRRMSWPEHSSDYISKELFVHSIKKLRARVLLVKASHGYYNVRRENADREHLHFVLGMLKSVLKEVGVRGSGDRGPGQGRRPLWAPSHPLFCLDWDSWSGLAPALTGDQVLPGLTPQRPGVTCSQQRNRTPHWLTLGFTVLTYAPGQAQLGERWSHAFLGSQTGADDQSLPWVLAAARGKPPRGRADTCAVTLDLAKVPGSTWHLNIIRH
- the SERHL2 gene encoding serine hydrolase-like protein 2 isoform X6, with product MSLSVILPHLGSSSTSPVSTFICSPAQQILRLVPARNSRRTRCTQPGLPRGHETIKESHPTFSSTVRASEDPGATPLAVAAPWAFARCRSRVGVGWPWGLLRGQGPATCQAEPQVREFWRWSGHRPGNPPGLCSQLPPWGGAGGFPSAGRGSGRAGPSRPEPRARSRRPWAPGSRQEVFRRSGRGLFSKLKLDVPWGHIAAKAWGSQQGPPVLCLHGWLDNANSFDRLIPLLPKHFHYVAVDFGGHGLSSHYGPGLPYYQQNFVSEVRRVAAGGLVGGMFSCVFPEMVDKLILLEATPFAVDSNEMENLLTYKRRAIEHTLLVEASKKPSSVVSWEEMLWRFLQNNSHVSEESGELLLQRGTTPVAGGLVLNRDRRMSWPEHSSDYISKELFVHSIKKLRARVLLVKASHGYYNVRRENADREHLHFVLGMLKSVLKERFQFVEVPGNHYVHMNQPQHVAGVISAFLQSKDRVPDQL